A segment of the Lolium perenne isolate Kyuss_39 chromosome 3, Kyuss_2.0, whole genome shotgun sequence genome:
GGCATATTTTTTGAATGCAAATACTGAATTATCATCTACAATGAATTTTGTAGACATGGCTCCACTTGTTCAACATACCTATGCATCTCAATGCTCGGAACCGGAACCATCACAATTCTATGCAGACGGTTCACCAAACCATATACGTGGTAATATAATCTGTCATGCCATTTTTTGCATTTTTGAACGTAATCTTCAAAATCTTCTAACAATGTTTGATGTTCACATGTTTTCAAGCTGTTCTGGGCTGCAGTAATGCTTCTCTTGATCAATCGTCAACATCTACCTTGCAATATGATGGCTGTGACTCGGGTACTGGCCTATCAAACACACATCGAGGTCAAAAAAATCAAAGTGCTAAAAGTTGGTACGCTAAATTGTCTGACGAGAAAAAAGCTGACTATATACAGAGGCAGCGGTTAGCTCGCCATCGAAAGAATGCTGCAACTCGGACTGCTCTTAATCATGCAGAAGTATCTCCGATGCAAATTACCCCATTGAGCCCCGTAACTATGACACTTGCAAATGGTACATAAAcctctattcagaaaattttgcaaaatatACATAGCGTAACTGTTTCATGCGAGCTTCATTTCATCTGTATCATCCTATTTTCTACTTCAGGTAGCAGGGATACTGCCACGCAATGCAGCGACTCAAGAATGCTTGACGGAGATCATAGTGATTGGCTACACAGTAATTTGACTTTCATCTCTCATGTGAAATCTGGACAAGATCTGCAAAATGGATCCACATCTGCAAGAGGACATGGACAAAAGAGCTTCGCTGAAAAAGTGAATATTGCAGCAAGAAACGACAGCGTGATTCTTCTGATCAGAAACGACAACGTGAAAGGGATCGGTACTCATCAATGACAGATGGTGAGAAGGAAATATGCTTGAGCAAAAAAAGGGAGTATAAGAAATTAGTCCGGGAAAATTCTTCCCCCTTGATCACCTCACATTGCACACGTGACATGCAAGCACAACCATGTAAAACTAACCTAACAGGTACTGCTGGCCACATGCATATAGTGTATTAATAGCATGTAATTCTAATTGTGTCAAATAATTGCAGTTCACAGATCTGATATTTAACTAATATTTATGCAATTTGATGCAGACCGAGTTGACACAAACAACGATGATGAGTCCGATCCTGCAGGCATTTTAGAGCCATTTGAACAAGGTGCTACATTGGAAGGTAAATTAAATAATCACGTTGTCTATGTACAAATGTGAGGTGTATCAAGCATTATTGAGACAATTCAACACAACTTGCTCTTAGATAACTTGGACACATTAaaagagaaaacaacaatgcatgatgatgatgatgatgatgatgatgagtgcAGGATTTTTAGTGGTACAGGTAACTAATACAAATCACTGAATACCATTATTGCAGTCCAATATGTCTTTTGGCGCCTACTTTATTCCTACTTATTTTGTCTTGGCAGGCGATGTGTTTGATTCCTACCGAGTGACAAATGGTGTTTCCACAACTAACCAGATTGATGATCCTTATGACTACGTGTACCACAATCTACCAAGGAAGCATCATGCTTTGAAGCCAGTAAAAGACTGCGAACATTGTGGAGCAATGAGGATCCAATATGAGGGTCCTGCTTTCTGTTGCAGAAAAGGGAAGGTGAAGATAGCCACCCCTGAAGTTCCTCAGGAGTTACGACGGTTGTTTACAAGTCAGGTTGATGAGGATGCAAAATATTTCAGAAAGCACATAAGATATTTCAATAGCCACTTCTCCTTCACTAGCCTTGGAGTCACCCTGGATAAGACGGTCAGCACTGCGTCAAAAACTGGGGTGTATACATTTCGTGCACAAGGGGCATTGTATTATAAGATGGACGATCTGGTGCCTGGCGGTCAAGGACCTAGACATCTCCAGCTCTACTTCTATGACACGGATGAAACCTTGGAACATAGAGTTAAGCGGTCTCCAGATCTTGATATCAATATCGTAAGGGCGATTTTGAAGATACTGGAGGATAACCCGTATGTGCAAACCTTTAAGAGCATTGGATCTGTTCCGAACCTGGACGAATATAGGATATCACTTAATACAGATATAAGGCTGGACCAACGAAGGTACAATGCACCCACAGCTTCCCAGGTGGCCGCGATGTGGGTTGAGGGGAGTGACCCACAAAATACCTTTGATAGGCAAGttgtggtgtatggaaaaggggaCCGTCCTATATTTATTAGAGCTTACTATGGTTGCTATGATCCTTTGGCGTATCCATTATTCTTCCCGAGAGGGGAGACGGGATGGAATCGTTGGATGCCATATGAGAAACCACCTAAAGTTGCAAAATCAAAGAACCAGGATGACACACCTAAGGTCGCTCATGGTGAGAACCAGAATGACAACGAGCATGAACACTTGCAAGGTCTACATCAGAGTTCAAATGTACAGCTGGAAGAAAACACGGATGAGGTAGAAGAAAACACAGATGAGGTAGAAGAAAACACAGATGAGGTAACAGGTAATTATCCCCGTGCTGACAAACGTGTTTCATATTTTATTCATTGTTAGTGGAGATCAACGATTAATCATTTATTGATCCATCTTGCAGATGATGAAGAGGATCAGGATGATGATGACACTGGAGGTAAACGAAAATTTGTCAGCGCCAGGGAGTATTACTGCTTCAAGCTACAAGTCAGAAAAGGACTCTTTAATATTATATTGTTCGGTGCACGCCAATTCCAGCAATGGGCTGTTGACATGTACATCAAGATGGAGACAATGAGACTTGATTTCTTCTCCAAGCCTAAAAATCAAAAGCGCATTCGTGCAGAACTATACCAGGTACCACAACGTTCTCCAATAATTATGATTTCTAGGTTATATCACACATGAATATACTGAGCATGATGTTTTGATTGATTTGTTTCTTAAGGGTGTTGTTGACGTTATTGATGCTGGCGAGACACGTGGTTCTGAGGTTGGAAAGAGAATCGTGCTACCACGGACTTTTCCGGGAGGTGATCGAGACATGCAACGAAGATTCCTTGATGCGATGGCGATAGTACAGCGGTTTGGGAAGCCGGATTACTTCATCACGATGACTTGCAACCCACACTGGGAGGAGATTACATCCAGACTTGAACCCGGGCAGACGCCACAAGACCGTCCAGACCTTGTGGCAAGAATATACAGGGCGAAGTTGCGAAGTATGAAAGATCTCTTAATCAAGAAACAGTACTTTGGTGAGGTTGTTGCATATGTCCATGTTACTGAGTTTCAGAAGAGGGGGCTGCCACATGAGCACATGCTTTTGATCATGTGATCGGATAGCAAGCTAACAAATCCAGACGGGTACGACAAGGTGATATCTGCAGAAATTCCTGAGAAGGACAGGTACCCTCTATTGCATGCTTTGGTGGTGAAGCATATGCTCCACGGACCATGTGGTGCTCTCAAGAAAAATTGTCCTTGCATGATAGATGGTGAATGTCGATTTCGCTATCCTCGGCAGTTCTGTGATGCTACGGAGCAAGGAAAGGACTCATATCCTATCTATAGGAGGAGGCATGATGGTCGCCGTGTGAAGGTCAGAGGAGCTGAGCTGGATAATAGGTGGGTTGTCCCATACAACCCTGGTCTCCTTATGCTGTATAATTGTCACATCAATGTTGAAGCTTGCTCTAGCATCAAGGCAGTGAAATATTTATTCAAATACATCTATAAAGGACATGATCGTGCTTCATTCTCAGTTGATCCAGCAGCAGATACAGATGGTGGAGTAATCAATGAGATTAAACAGTATAGAGATGCTAGATTCGTGGGGCCACCGGAGTCTATCCACAGGATTTGCGCTTTTCCAATGTACGGTGTCTCTCCCTCTGTTCTCCAACTTCAACTTCATTTGGAAAATATGCAGTCTGTCACATTCAAGGAGGGTGATAATCTAGAGGATGTTATCAGTCGGGATTCTTCTTCCAACACCATGCTCACTCAAtatttcaagatgaacaaggtGGACCCTTATGCGAGGAACTTCTTGTACAAAGAGTTCCCAGAATTTTATCGTTGGATTAAGGGTAAGAAGATATGGCAGATAAGAAAACTAAAGGGCCGGGGGCAGATTGGGAGAATTGTGTATGCAAATCCTGCTGAAGGTGAAAGGTACTTCCTAAGAATACTTATGAATCATGTTCGAGGTGCAACATCATATGAAAATTTGAAGACTGTGTATGGCAAGTTGTGCGCGTCTTTCAGAGAAGCGTGTGAGAAAAGAGGTCTGATAGAGACCGACAAGTCACTTGATGACTGCTTGACTGAGTCTGCTACTTTCCAAATGCCACGTGCTCTAAGAAGGCTATTTGCAACTATTCTGGTGTTTTGTGAGGCTACAAACATCCGATCATTGTGGGAGAAGCACCTCGAATCAATGTCTGAGGACTACCTTCGGAACCATCCCAACAAGGCCGCAGTAGAGCAGATGGTCCTTAGAGACATTAGGGATCTGGTGCATTCGATGGGGAAGGATATTGGCAGTTATGGCCTCCCAGATTTGGATCCGGTAGATGATGGGTGTTCAAGTGGTTACTCGAGAGAGGTTCAAGAGGAGATGTCGATCATTCCGGACAAAAAAGATATAAATTTGTTTACATCTCTTAACACTGAGCAACGCGCTGGTTTTGATGAAATACTCTCTCACATCGTCGACAAAAGGAGCCAGGTATTCTTTGTTGATGGTCCAGGTGGCACGGGAAAGACCTATTTGTACAAAGCACTTCTTGCTAAGGTTCGTTCACTAGGACAAATAGCTATTGCAACAGCGACATCTGGTATAGCGGCATCCATCATGCCTGGTGGACGCACCGCCCACTCAAGGTTCAAAATTCCAATTAAACTCACAGATAGCAGCATGTGCAATTTCACCAAGCAAAGTGGTACTGCAGATCTGCTCCGCAAGGCATCTTTGATAATTTGGGACGAAGTAGCCATGACAAAGCGTCAAACAGTTGAGACACTTGATAGGTCCCTACAAGACATCATGGGATGTGCTTTGCCTTTTGGTGGGAAGGTTGTGGTGTTTGGAGGAGATTTTAGGCAGGTCCTTCCAGTGGTGACGCGTGGGACAAGAGCGCAGATCACTGACGCCACGCTACGGAGATCTCATTTATGGGAGAAGATTAGAAAGATACGCCTCACGCGTAATATGAGGGCACAAACTGACCCGTGGTTCTCCAGTTACCTCTTGAGAATTGGGAATGGAACAGAAGAGACGATCGGTGGCGATTATGTGCGTCTTCCGGATGACATTGTTATACCTTACACTTCTACAGAAGAACCAGTGAACAAGCTTATTGAAGATGTCTTCCCATCGCTTCATGAAAACACCGCATCTGGATCCTACATGAGCTCACGTGCCATTCTATCAACCAAGAATGAACATGTGGACAATCTAAATACAAAGATGATTGAAAGGTTtcctggaaatgaaaaggtatattATAGCTTTGACTATGTCGAGGATGATGCACGCAATAACTACCCAATTGACTATCTAAACTCCATAACTCCAAATGGCCTGCCCCCGCATCTTCTGAAACTCAAAGTCAATTGTCCTGTCATTCTTCTCCGAAATCTTGATCCTCACAACGGGTTGTGCAATGGAAAAAGATTGATGATTAGAGCATTTCAAGATAATGCAATTGATGCAGAGATTGTTGGTGGACAACATGCTGGAGATAGAGTGTTTATACCGAGGATCCCTTTGTCGCCTTCGGATGATATTTCACTTCTGTTCAAATTCAAGAGGAAACAGTTCCCCATACGGTTGAGTTTTGCTATGACCATCAACAAAGCCCAGGGGCAAACCATTCCAACTGTTGGTATTTACCTCCCTGAGCCTGTATTCTCGCATGGCCAGCTTTATGTTGCACTGTCGAGGGGTGTGTCAAGGCATACCACTCGGATTTTGGCCAAGCCAAATAATGACATAGATCCCACCGGAAAAAGCACGAAGAACATTGTGTACAGGGATGTCTTGGAGGGATGAAACAGGTTTGTTCTTCCTTCGGTCCGGTCAATTATTATTAGTATTCAATGTTCCTACTGCATCTATTGAACATATCATTTTGATATCGCTCATTTATCATATTCTGATATAAGCATTTTGATATCGCTCATTTATCATATTCTCATTTCTATAACTTGGTCTATGCAAGTTGTAGTTGTTCTCTGAATAATTTTCAGCACGGAAAAATAAAGATGTGTGCATCTCCGTACATATATGCATATCATATATATGTGATCTTATAATTCAGACCAGAGTCATAGAAATAATATGGTGTATGTAAGCTCTCTGGAAGGAATTTTTTGTTTCTTGAAATAAGTTATCTCTGAACATAATAGAGAACCTATAGTATTTATGGCCAATTCTGTTCTTCTCTATGAATTGCACAGGTCTTGCCTCTTTCGAAAAAGAAACGTCTACACTTGACATTTTCATCTAAATTTGTTGCTCGAACTTCCTAGCATCGGATCAGTATGTGACATTGAATGTGCTCCATTATTAAATCGAAAAACTCAGTTTCTTCCACATTTTTCTGAATGCATCACTTGGCGACATTTTTGCTCATTATGTGGATGCATGGAGGTCATGATACTCTGAATTATCACAGGGTAGTAGCATCATGCAGTAACACTTGGGCAAGCCAGTTAACAACCACTTTTTTTTGTAGGCAAACGTTAAACTGAAGTGCTACAGTTCTTAGTGCGGTGCTTGGGATTTGGCCTGTACGATTTGTCAAAATAGAAGAAGAGGTGAAACAGATAGAAGGCTACCAGTTAGATGTATCAAGTCTTCATTCATTTCAGTAATCTGGACTCCTGATATTTTCATCCTGTAGCTGATCTTAATGAAATTGTAGGGAAGGTCAGAAGGAACTGGGAGAACAACAACAATCAAAACAACGGGGTGGGATGCAGTAGTATCTTGTTTGTTCTTGATTTCTTTTGGAAAGATCACCATTGAGACTGGCGGGTGGATATTTGAGCAACTCATGTTAGCACTATATATTGTGTTCTTCTGAACAAAGTGTGAGCTattgttggatttttttccagTACAGAATTACAAGTACAGTTAAAAAATCATGATGAGTAATACAATCAAATATCTGTTCTTGATGTAAGCCTAGGGTTCATTGTATTCACTCAGTGCAAGGGAATCTTTGGGCCTTTTTAAATTATGATCCCTCCTTTTTTTTCGCAAAAATTTAAGTTCCCATCTGGCATAGTTGAATCCTGAATTTGTAAAATGAAGAGGGCTTATGTGGAGCGTCATTTTTCTTAAGCTAATTTATCTAATTTTGCACCGAACTGAGTAGAAAATGCATTCACTCTTCTTGTTAAGATCACAACTTATTGCATGTTAGTTTCTTAGTTTGGGTAGCAAACTAAATATATTAACATGTCACGACTGTGACATCGTAATTTGGGTGAATATAATAGACTTTCCGATTTTCAGTTTTTTGAGCACGTAATTTGGTTTCAGATCTGTAGCAAAGCATGAGCATTTTGCTGAACCGGATTCTTGATGTGTACACTTCGAGGTAAGGAACTTGATGGTAGAATGACATCCGTCCTGCCAATTTTTGACGGTACCCTAGCCTGTGAAGAAAGCGATTCTAATTATTGACGCTTTGTTAAAAGTGACCATAATGTTTTTTTGTGATACAACCACAAAAAATCTGCATGTGTTTGCTAAAAAAGCACGTTCAAAAAATCTGCATGGTGAGTCTGCTTATCTACTCGGCGATCAGCTGTTATCTGCAGAACAGAACAATGCAGTTGTTGTGGCCTCCAACATG
Coding sequences within it:
- the LOC127337980 gene encoding uncharacterized protein, which translates into the protein MTLANGSRDTATQCSDSRMLDGDHSDWLHSNLTFISHVKSGQDLQNGSTSARGHGQKSFAEKVNIAARNDSVILLIRNDNVKGIDRVDTNNDDESDPAGILEPFEQGATLEGDVFDSYRVTNGVSTTNQIDDPYDYVYHNLPRKHHALKPVKDCEHCGAMRIQYEGPAFCCRKGKVKIATPEVPQELRRLFTSQVDEDAKYFRKHIRYFNSHFSFTSLGVTLDKTVSTASKTGVYTFRAQGALYYKMDDLVPGGQGPRHLQLYFYDTDETLEHRVKRSPDLDINIVRAILKILEDNPYVQTFKSIGSVPNLDEYRISLNTDIRLDQRRYNAPTASQVAAMWVEGSDPQNTFDRQVVVYGKGDRPIFIRAYYGCYDPLAYPLFFPRGETGWNRWMPYEKPPKVAKSKNQDDTPKVAHGENQNDNEHEHLQGLHQSSNVQLEENTDEVEENTDEVEENTDEVTDDEEDQDDDDTGGKRKFVSAREYYCFKLQQWAVDMYIKMETMRLDFFSKPKNQKRIRAELYQGVVDVIDAGETRGSEVGKRIVLPRTFPGDGYDKVISAEIPEKDRYPLLHALVVKHMLHGPCGALKKNCPCMIDGECRFRYPRQFCDATEQGKDSYPIYRRRHDGRRVKVRGAELDNRWVVPYNPGLLMLYNCHINVEACSSIKAVKYLFKYIYKGHDRASFSVDPAADTDGGVINEIKQYRDARFVGPPESIHRICAFPMYGVSPSVLQLQLHLENMQSVTFKEGDNLEDVISRDSSSNTMLTQYFKMNKVDPYARNFLYKEFPEFYRWIKGKKIWQIRKLKGRGQIGRIVYANPAEGERYFLRILMNHVRGATSYENLKTVYGKLCASFREACEKRGLIETDKSLDDCLTESATFQMPRALRRLFATILVFCEATNIRSLWEKHLESMSEDYLRNHPNKAAVEQMVLRDIRDLVHSMGKDIGSYGLPDLDPVDDGCSSGYSREVQEEMSIIPDKKDINLFTSLNTEQRAGFDEILSHIVDKRSQVFFVDGPGGTGKTYLYKALLAKVRSLGQIAIATATSGIAASIMPGGRTAHSRFKIPIKLTDSSMCNFTKQSGTADLLRKASLIIWDEVAMTKRQTVETLDRSLQDIMGCALPFGGKVVVFGGDFRQVLPVVTRGTRAQITDATLRRSHLWEKIRKIRLTRNMRAQTDPWFSSYLLRIGNGTEETIGGDYVRLPDDIVIPYTSTEEPVNKLIEDVFPSLHENTASGSYMSSRAILSTKNEHVDNLNTKMIERFPGNEKVYYSFDYVEDDARNNYPIDYLNSITPNGLPPHLLKLKVNCPVILLRNLDPHNGLCNGKRLMIRAFQDNAIDAEIVGGQHAGDRVFIPRIPLSPSDDISLLFKFKRKQFPIRLSFAMTINKAQGQTIPTVGIYLPEPVFSHGQLYVALSRGVSRHTTRILAKPNNDIDPTGKSTKNIVYRDVLEG